CGGTGCGCAGCGCGGTGAGGTAGCCGGGGCGGCGCGGGGGTGTCGTGGCGGTGGCCGCGGCGGGGGAGCCGGACGTGTGCGCGGCGGGGGTGGGTCCGACGGGCGTGCCGGGCGTGTGCGCGGCGGGGGCGTGCGGCGCGGCGGCCCCGAGCGACGAGCGGGTCTGCGCGACCGCGGCGACGACACACAGCACCGCGACGGCGACGAGGTCGCCCCGCCACCCCCACAGCAGCGCCGGCCCGGCGAGCAGCGGCGCGGCGAGCATGGCGGTGAGGGTCGTCGTCGAGGAGACGAGCGTCGCGGCGCGCCCGGCGGTGGCGTCGTCGGGGAAGGCGTCGGACGCGGCGGCGGTGACGGCCGGGGTGAGCGTCGCCGTGCCCCCGCCGACGAGCAGGCAGAACACGACCCACGACCACGTCTGCCCGAGGACCCCCGCGGCGCAGGCGAGGGCGAGGACGACGAGCGCGCCCGCGGCCACCGTCCGCCGCGGCAGGTGGTCGATGAGCGGGGCGCACGCCACGCCGGTCGCGAGCGCGGCCACCCCGCCGAGGCCGCGGAGGCCGCCGAGGACCGTGGCGTCCGCGCCGGCGTCGTCCGCGATGCCGACGAGGAACGTGCTGAAGACGGTGAACGGGACGAGGCCGAGGGCCGCGGCGGCGAGGGCCGGCCAGATGACGCGCGTCATGGCGGCGTCGCCCGGCGGGGCGGCGGCGGGGGGACGACGGGACATCTCCGCGACGCTACCCGGCGGCCCGTCGCCGCACCCGTGCGGCATCCACGCGCCCCACCCACGCGCCCGGCGCACGGGGGTGTCCGCGGCGACGCCCCGGGCCCCGCGGTCGGCCGGAACAGTGACTGACCGACACGGTGAGTGACGCTCTTGTGATACACGTGCTGTGGTGGAGAAGCACGATATTGTCGATAACGCCAGGGCGTGGACAAACAGCGAACTTACGCACGTTACCAGCGACGATGGTGTCGAATGGAGGTGCAGATCACACGAAGGGTGTGCTACTAATAGCGCACGTGATGTACCACTGTGGTGTGTCACGATCTGTATCGACCACAGAGTTCCCTTCGAAAGGAATGACATCGTGAAGATCTCGCGCATGTTCGCAGCGTCCGCCCTCGCGGCCGGCCTCGCCGTGACCGCCACCGGCGGTGCCGCCTTCGCCGCCGACACCACCGAGGCCCCGGTCCGGACCTCCGTCCCGGCCGACGCCCCGACCGTCCCGGCGAAGCCGTCCCTCGACCTCGCCTCCCTCGAGGCCGTCAAGACCTCCGTCCCGAAGGACGCCCCGTCCGTCCCGGAGAAGCCCTCCCTCGACCTGGGCTCCCTGACCGGCAAGAAGTCCCCGAAGGGCGAGAGCGAGCAGGCCGACCTCGTCGGCAAGCGCCTCGACAACGCCAAGAAGGGCATCGAGGCCGCCAAGAGCATCGTCGACACCCTCACGGGCATCGGCGGCCTCTTCGGCTTCGGCGGCAACTGAGCCGTCGCGGACGCTGCATGACGGTGGCCGTCGGCTGACGTCGGCGGTGACCGGCACGCGACCCCGCACCCTGAGGGTGCGGGGTCGTCGTCTGTCCGGGGGTGGGGCGGCGCAGCCGCGGGTTCAGGCGCTCAGGCCCGCCCGTCCCGCGCGCCCCACGCGGGCCCGCCCGCTCACTCGCCGGCGCCGGCGGGCACGCTGGACGCGTCGTCCCCCGACCCGGACCCCGACCCTGCCCCGGCCTCCGGCTCCGGCGACCCGGTCCCGATCGAGCCCCGGGACATCCGGTCGACGATCATCGCGATCGCGCCGTCGCCGGTGACGTTCGCGGCCGTGCCGAAGGAGTCGATGGCGATGTACGCGGCGATCATGAGCGCGACCTGGTCCTGGCTGAACCCGAGCATCGACTGGAGCACGCCGACCGCCGCCATGATCGCGCCGCCGGGCACGCCGGGTGCGGCGATCATCGTCACGCCGAGGAAGAGGATGAATCCCAGGGCCTTCGTCCACGTCAGGGGCATGTCGTCCATCGCCATGATCGCGAAGGCGAAGAGGCTGATCTTCATCATCGACCCGGCGAGGTGGATCGTCGCGCACAGGGGGACGGTGAACCCGGCGACGTTGGGGTTCACGCCGTTGCGCTTCGTCGCCTCGAGGGTGACCGGGATCGTCGCGGCGGACGAGCTCGTGCCGAGGGCCGTGACGTAGGCGGGGAGCATGTTCCGCAGGGCCGTGAACGGGTTGCGCCGGGCGTACGCGCCGGCGAGGAGGAACTGGACGATGAGCAGCAGCAGCGTCATGACCACCGCGAGGACCAGCACCTTCGAGAACACCGAGAGGGTCTGCGTGAGGTTGCCGTTCATGCCCATCGACAGGAACATGCCGAAGATGTACACCGGCAGCAGCGGGACGATGAACGAGGAGATGACCTTGTGCACCACGGCCTCGAGCTCCGTCGCGGCCCGGTACAGGGTGTCCGAGCGCACGGCCGTCATCGCCAGGCCGACGACGAAGGCGAGGATGAGGGCGGTGAGCACCTCCATCGGCGGGGTCATCTCGACGGTGAAGTAGGCCTTCAGCGCCCCGGCCTCGACGTCCGCCGCCTGGGCGGTGCTGTCACCGGCGAGAAGTCGCGGGTAGACGCCCTGGGACACGCCGTAGGCGACGATGCCGGAGATGACGGTCGAGGTGTACGCGACCGCCGTCGTCACCCCGAGCCACTTCCCCGCGCCCCGGCCGAGCCCGGAGATCGCCGGGGTGATGAGCGCGAAGATCAGCACCGGGATGAAGAACCCCAGGAAGTTGCTGAACAGGCCGTTGACGGTGACGAACACCCGGGCCAGCCACTCCGGCATGACGGCGCTCAGCGCGATGCCGAGGATGATGGCGACGACGATCCGGAACAGGAGGGACCCGGTGAGGCGCGAGACATTCATGGGGGAGACAGTAGTTCACGAGCCCGAAACGGACAGCTTGGTCTAGAATATCGGGGACGACGCCGTCCCGGCGGCCCCGCACCCCGCACCCCCGTCCGGTGCACCGCCCCCGGGCCGCGCCCCCACACCCCACCCGCGACCCCGCTACGAGGAGACCCCGTGACCGACAACGACCACACGACCCGCGCCGACGCCGGAACCGCCGCCCGCCGCGCGGAGGCGCGGGCGGCCGCGGACCGGGCGGCGGCGGCCCGCCCCGCCGGCTTCGCCACGACCGCGATCCACGGCGGGTACGAACCGGACGGCCACACCGGCGCGGTGAACGTGCCGATCTACACGTCCACGACGTTCGCCCAGGACGGGGTCGCGCAGCTGCGCGGCGGCTTCGAGTACGGCCGCTGCGGCAACCCGACCGTGACGTCCCTGGAGCAGACCGTCGCCGCGCTCGAGGGCGGGTTGTTCGGCCGAGCGTTCTCCTCCGGGATGGCGGCGACGGACACGCTCCTCCGGGCGCTGCTCCGCCCCGGCGACCACCTCATCCTCGGCGACGACGCCTACGGCGGGACGTTCCGCCTCATCGACACGACCTTCCGCGAGTGGGGGGTCAGCCTGTCCGTCGTCGACACGACCGACCCGGCGCAGATCCGGGACGCCCTGCGGGAGAACACCCGCCTGGTGTGGCTGGAGACGCCGACGAACCCGCTGCTCACCGTGACCGACATCGCGGCGGTGGCGGAGGTCACGGCGGGGCACGCGGCGCGGCTCGTCGTCGACAACACCTTCGCGAGCCCCTACCTGCAGCGACCCCTGGACCTGGGGGCGGACGTCGTCATGCACTCCACGACGAAGTACCTCGGCGGGCACTCCGACGTCATCGGCGGGGTCGTCGTCACGTCCGACGAGGAACTCGACGGGGAGCTGCTGTTCCTCCAGGGCGGCGTCGGCGCGGTCGCGAGCCCCTTCGACGCGTACCTCACGACCCGGGGGATCAAGACCCTCGGGGTGCGCATGGACCGTCACTGTGCGAACGCCCAGGCGGTGGCGGAGTTTCTCGACGCCCGCCCCGAGACGACCCACGTCCTCTACCCCGGCCTGCCCGGTCACCGGGGGCACGACGTCGCCGCCCGGCAGATGCGCGGCTTCGGCGGCATGGTGTCCGTGCGCTTCGCCGCGCTCGGCGGGCGGTCCGCCGAGGAGACGGCCGTGCGCTTCTGCGAGTCGACGGAGCTCATCTGTCTCGCGGAGTCGCTCGGCGGGGTGGAGTCCCTGCTGGAGCACCCGGCCCGCATGACGCACCAGTCCGCCGCCGGGTCGCAGCTGGAGGTGCCGGACGACCTCGTGCGGATCTCGGTCGGCATCGAGGACGAGGCGGACCTGCTCGCGGACCTCGGCGCGGCGCTCGACGCGCTGCACTGAGCGGGGGTGGGCCGACGCGGCCGTGCGGCCGTGCGGCCGTGCGGAGGGGGACCGGCGGGCGCGCGGCGGTGACGGCGGCGGCTCGCTCCGGGCGGGGCGGGCGCAGTAGGGTCGCGGACATGACCCGCACCACCACCGACACCGACGCCACCACCGCCGCGGCCGACACCACCGGCACCACCGGCGACACCACGCAGCTGCCCGGCGGCGCCGTCCACGGGCTGCCGGACGACCTCCGGGACTCGCTGCTGACCAGCGACGTCGCCCGGGAAGCGTGGCTGGACATCACGACGCTCGCCCGGAACGAGTTCATCTGCTGGGTCGAGGACGCGAAGAAGCCGGAGACCCGGGCCCGCCGCATCCGGCGGACGAACGAGGAGCTGGAGGACGGGATGCGCCGGCCGTGCTGCTGGCCCGGCTGCGCCCACCGGGAGCGCAACGGCCACCCCTGACCGGCTCGCCGCCCGGGCCGCCCCGCGCCTGGCCGGCCGTGCCCACGCCGCGCCTACAGCCGCAGCGCGACGGTGTGCACGAGCGACCGCTGCGAGCGGCTGAAGTTGTCGTCCGTCGTGACGAGCAGCGTGCGGCGGCCGTCCGGCTGGTCCGGCCCCCACGTCATGCCCTCGATGTTGTCCGGGTTCTCGCCGTGCGGGGAGAAGTCCAGCAGCTCCTCCTTCTCCACGGTCACCTCCCGGCCGTCGAGCGTCGGCCGCCCGAGGACGTCCGTCGCCGCTCCGGGGCGTACCCGGTAGAGCTTCCCGCGCGTGCCCTGACCGGGGACGTAGCCGCGTTCGAGGGTGAGGAACGTGCCGTCGCCGACGGCGAGGATCTCCGTCGCCCCACGCCCGTCCGCGCCGGGGTCGGCGGGGTCGAGCTGGTAGGCGTACTCCGCCCGGGGCATGCCCGTCGCCGTGTCGTACACGGTGAGGCGGTTGCGGCTGTCCTGCTGCAGCGGCCCCTCGGTGAGGACGACCGCGCTGCGTCCGCCGTCGGTGAGGGTGAGGCCCTCGTAGGCCTGGTTGTTGCGGATGCCGCGTCCGGGGCCCGGCCGGTGGTACTCGGGGATCGTGTAGCTCAGCCGTGCCTGTCCGTCGGGGCCGGCGAGGGTGACCGCGGGGGCGATGCCCGCGTCGGCGTCGCCCTCCGAGCTCCAGAGCAGGTCTCCACCGGGGGTGACGCGGATGCTCTCCGGGTCGACGGTCCCGCGGGCGTAGGGCTTCCCGTCGGCGTCCGTGAGTGTCACAGGTGCGCCAATCGTGGCGGTGCCGGTGCCGCCGGTGGCCGTGCGCGGCAGCGTCAGCGGGTACGCCCGGGCCGGGCCCTTCTCCGACCGGTCGTCGCTGATGCCGATGTACCGGTCGCCGGCGATGCGGTCGATCCCGGAGATGCCGCCGAAGGGCGCGTCCGCCGCCGGCCCGTTGCCGTGCTCGACGGTCGACCCGGCGAGGTCGTGCGTGTCCACGAGCTCGGCGACGGGCCCCGCGGCCGGCGGCGTCGGTGTCTGCGGCCCGCCCGGGGTGGTCGCCCCGGGGTCGGGGAGCAGGCCGGGGGAGGACAGCGCCGGTGAGGACAGGGAGGGGAGGGAGGGGAGGGGGGACGACGACGCCACGCTCCCGCCGTCCCACGTCAGCGCGGCGGTGGACCCGGACGTCGACGGGGCCGGGGCTGGGGCCGGGGCGGTGGCGGGCGCCGCGGAGGCGGGGGCGGTGGAGAGGAGGACGGCGGCGGCGAGCGTGGCGGCCGTGGCGGAGAGGGACGCGGTGCCGGTCGCGACGCGGCGGGCGGGCGCGGGCGTCAGGGCGGCCGGGTGGCGCGGGGGCGTGAGGGTCATGCGGCCCAGTGTGCCGCACGAAGGTGGAGCGTCGGTGACGCCGCGGTGACGGTCCGGTGACGCCGGTCAGCGGCGGACGACGCCCCCGGTCAGCGCCACGGACAGCCACGGACAGTCGGGGACCGCCGCGGGTCGCCCCCGGTCAGCGGCGTGGGCGGCCGCGCGGCGTCGTGACCGTGGGGTCCCCCGGGATCCAGAAACGCAGCGGGGCCTCCCGGTTCCGCGAGATGCCGATGCGCGGCCCGGAGACGACCTCCACGTCCCCCGTCCGCGGGATGAGCGTGAACCCGTCGTCCGCGCCGGCCCCGCCCGCGCCGGCCCCGCCCGCGCCGGTTCCGTCCGTGCCGGTCGCGTGCGTGCCGAGGGCCACCGGCGACCCGTCGAGGTCGAGGTCCAGCCCCAGCGCCGCGCCGAGGTTCCCCGGCCCCCGCGCGAGGTTCACCGCGACCGGCCGCCCCTCGGGCTCCCCGGGGACCTCGCGCCAGCCGCGGCGGAGGCGGACGTCGTCGACCCCCTCGACGACCCTCCCCGCCCGGAGCAGCACACCGCCGCCGCGACCGGACGGCCAGCACACGATGTTCCCCGCGCGGTGGATGCCGTAACTGGCGTAGACGTACAGGTGCAGGGGCGGTCCGAACATCGTGCGGCAGCGGGGGGTGGGCCCGCGGTGGGCGTGGGAGGCGGGGTCGAGGTCGCCGAGGTACGCCTCGACCTCCGTGAGGACGACGGCGACGCGCCCGCGGCGGAGGGTCGAGCCGACGAGCAGGGGTGCGACCTCGTCGGGGGAGCGGGCGAAGTCGGCCGCGCGGAGCGGGGCGGACACCGGGGTCGACGCCGCGGGCCCGGTCGGCGGGCCGGGAACGGTGGGCTGCGGGGAGTTGTCCGGGGTCGACGACGCCGTCATGCGCCCGCGCCCCCGTCGGCCCGTCCGCCGTCGCCCGCCACACCGGGTTCCGCACCGGGGTGCGCACCGAGTTCGGCACCGGGTTCCGCACCGGGGTGCGCACCGAGCGCCGCGCGGAGGGCGCTCCCCGCGGCGGCGTCCGTCTCCCGGAGCATGAGCGGGTCCGTGCCCGGCACGGGGCTGACGGTCGTCCCCGCGCGGAGCTCCTGCAGCGGGATCCCCACGAGGTGCACGCGGGGGTCCGGGGTGCCGTCCGCGCCGATGACCCGGGTCGAGGGCAGGTCGACGTCCGGGGACCGCGTCGGCCGCCCGTCCGCCCCGGGCGTGAACGGGCGCACCCGCCCCGCCGCGACGAGCGCGGCGGTGAGCGGGTCGGCGGAACTGCGCACGTCAGGGGCGTGCATCCAGGCGTCGAGCAGCGCCGGCGCGGCGACGGGGTGGTCGCCGGTCGTCGGGGAGGTGAGGACGAACGCGGGGGCCTCCGGGTCCACGACGACCGTCGGGTGCGCCCCGGCGAACCGCACGACACCCGCGTCGACGAGCGCGAGGAGCTCCCGGGTGCGGAACGCCGGCGGGCCCGAACCGACCATCTGCCCGAACGCCGTCAGCCGCGCGACGGCCGGCCGGGACGCGGCGGTGTACCGCCCGGCCTGGCCGATGAGGTGCACCGGGGTGCGCGCCGCGCCGATGACGCGCAGCCCGGCCCGCAGCGCGCTGTCCCGCCCGGCGGCGGCCTCGCGGAGATCGTCGACGAGGCGGTCGCCGACCCACGCCGTGAAGTCCGCCACCGGGTCGGCGCCGGGGTCGGCGCCGGTACCGCCCGCCGCGCCGTCGCCCGGCCGGTACGCCCCCACGGGGTCCATGAGCGCGGGGATGTCGAGACACGGGAGGGCGGCGTCGTCCCCCGACCCGGACCCTCCCGCGGCCGGGCCCCCGACAGCCTCCGCGATGACCGCCCGGATCCCCGGGTCCCGGTGCAGGGACTCCGGGTCCCGCGCGGCGTCGATGACCGCCCGCGCCCGGTCCAGCAACGGCCCCGGGGTGCCGACGGTCGAGGTCAGCAGGGTGCGGAGGAACTCCTCGTGCGCGTCACGGACGACGGCGGGCCACACGCCCGTCCCGGGGTCCGTCGCGTCGAGACTCCCCGGCTCCGTGTCCGGGCCGCCCGGGCCGAACCGGTCCAGCAGGGCGGTCAGGCGCGGCATCGAGGGGGTCGGGGGCATCGCGCCGAACTCCGGTTTCGGGAGGAAGGGGTAGCCCCGGTGGGACGACGCCACGATCCGCGGTTCACGCCCCGACGGCACGTACCGCAGCCCGGAGCGGGCCGCCGCGTCCCGGACGAACCGGCCGCCCCGGCCGACGGTGAGCAGGGTGACGGCGTCGGTGAAGCCCATGCCGAGACCCCGGACGATGACCTCCGCGCCCGCCGCGAGGGAGGACAGGTCCTGGTCGACCGGGGTGCCCGGGCGGACCCACGTCAGCGGGGACGGGCGGCCGATCGCCGCGCTCATCTGCGCCGCCGAGTCGACGGTCACGGCGAGGAAGCGTTCCATCGCGTCGGGCTCGACCGGGGTCCAGCCCTGCGCGAGGACGGTCGCGTGGGCGGTGACGGACGTGCCGTCGGCGAGGAGGAGCGTGTCCGTGGTGGCGGGGGTGGGGGTCGCGGCGGTGGGGGTGTCCGTGGCGGGTGCGTCGGTGCCGGTGGCGGGCGCGTCGGCGTGGAGGTCCACCGCCCGGGAGCGGTGCACGCGGACGTCGACCCCGAGGGCGGCGAGACGGTCGACGGCCCGGTCCGGGCACCAGCGCAGGTAGCGGCCGTACAGGGCGCGCGGCGGGTGGGACCACGGGTGGAGGGCCGACGGGCCGTCGAGGCGCGCGGAGGGCGCGGCGGCATCGGGGGCGGCGTCGGGCTCCGCGGCGGATGCGGCGTCGGACCCGGTGCCGGTGAGACCCCGCGCGCGGGCCCAGGCGTAGAGCGTCGGCCCTTCGTGGACCGGGGCGGTGACCGACGCGCCGGGCTCGGTGAACAGCGTCACCGCGTCGGCGAGGGTGTTCATGCAGAGGATGTCCGGCTGGTCCGTGCGCCACACCTCACCGGCGCCGGGCTCGGCCGGGTCGATGAGGTGGACGACGAGCCGCGTGCCCGGGCCGGCCGGGCCGGTGGTTCCGGCCGAACCGGCCGACCCGGCGGACTCCAGGTGCGCGGCCAGGCGTTCGAGCACGGACACGCCACGCGGACCCGCGCCGACGACGGCGACGGACACCTCCCCGTCGGCGGGGCGGTCGAGGGGGGTCCGCGGGGTCACGCCTGGGGGCCGTTGAGGGGCACGAGGCAGGTGTCGGTCCCCCCGTCGGCGCCGAGGAGGGCGACGGCCACCCCGTTGAGGTCCGCGACCTGCGGGCCGTCGGACACGGTCACCGAGGACCGCCCGTCCGGGACGGTCGTGACGTGCTCCTCGGTCCGGCCGTCGCGGAACATGTAGGCGTAGCGCACCTGGTCCCCGGCGGAGCCGGTGTAGCGCAGCTCCGCGGGGCCGGAGCGGGAGGTGAGCGTCGCGCGGGAGGCGATGCACGAGCCGTTGTCGGCGGCGAGCGCGCCCCGGGTGTTCGTCGAGCCGGCGACCGCGGCACGGGTGTCCGCGCCGCCCGGCTGCCGGGTGGTCGACGCCCCGGCGTCGGGGGTCGTCGCCGTCGGGCGGTCGGCGGGGTCCGCCGTCGTCCGGGCGGAGCTGCCGGAGGTGCCGGCGCCGGCCGTGCCGGAGGTCGTCCGCGTGCCCGCCGCACCCGACTGTGGTGCGGTCGTGCCGGACGCGGTCGCGTCTGCGCCCTCGCCCTCGCCGCTGAGGGAGAGGGTGGAGTACTTCTCCGGGGAACTCAGCCGGTCACCGGGGCCGTCGGTGTCGCAGGCCGCCACCGACAGCGCGAGCGCGCCGCACACGCCCGCCGCGGCGAGGCGTCCGGCCGCCGCCCGGCGGGGCGTGCGGTGCGCCGCGCCGCGGCCGGCACCGCGGTCACGGCCGTGGTCCGTGGCCCGGGTCGCGGGGTCTGTGCTGCCGGTCACATGAGGCGTCCTCAAGGTACTCATGTGATCCAGCGTAGCAACGACCGTGACGTACCCTCGGGGCCATGGAGTGTGAGGTGGTGGTCCGTCCGGAGAACGACGCCGACGCGGAGGCCGTGCGGCAGGCCGTCACGGCGGCCTTCGCCGACGAGGGGTTCTCCGACGGCTCGGAGCCCGATGTCGTCGACGCCCTCCGGGAGGCCGGGGCGTTGACCGTGTCCCTCGTCGCGGAGGCGCCCGACGGCTCCGTCGCCGGGTACGTCGCCCTCTCCCCGGTGACGCTGTCCGCCGAACACCCCGCTGACCTGGAGGAACCGCTCGCCGACACGGGTGAGGGCGACGCCCGCCCGGCCGTCAGCCCGGACGGGTGGTACGGCTTCGGGCCCGTCGCCGTCGTCCCGGACCACCAGGGGAGGGGCCTCGGCGGCCGGCTCGTCACCGGGGCCCTCGACCGGGTGCGGGACGTCGACCCGCGGGCGCGTGGCGTCGTCGTCCTCGGGGACCCCGGGTATTACAACCGTTTCGGTTTCGCCCACCGCGAGGGGCTCACGTATCCGGGGGCACCGGTGGAGATGTTCCAGGCGAGGTTTCTCGACGACGACCCCTCCCCGCGCGACACCGGCTACCCCACGGGCACCGTCTCCTACCACCGGGCGTTCGCCACGGGGGTGTGAGCGCGCGGCTCACTGCGGCAGGCCGGCACCCGCCGTGGCGTCGGCGCCTGACCCGGACCAGCCGCCGCCCGACCCGGATGCGGCACCCGCGGCGGACGTGGCGTCGGCCCCCGACCCGGAGCCCGCACCCGCCGTGGCGTCGGCGTCCGTCCCCGCCCCGACCGTCCCAGGCCACCGGCGACCCCCGGTCGCCGTGTCCGTCGCCGCGACCGCGTCCCGCACGAGCTCCCGCATCCCCGAGTTCGCGAAACTCGCCCCCGGGGTGAACCCCTGGCGCACCACGACGAGCCGCCGCGACGGGACCACCGCCAGGTACTGGCCGTCGTGGCCGTCGGCCCACACCATGTCCACCGGCAGGTCCGGGAAGTGGGCCCGCCCGTCGGCCGCGCGGTTGACCCACCACCCGGCCCCGTACGGCGCGGTGCCGGTCCCGCCCGAGGACTCCGTCGCGCCCTCGCCGCCGGCCGGGTGCGTCGTGAACGACTCCCGCAGCCAGTCCCGCGGCAGCAGCCGCCGCGCCGCGGGCGCCGGGGAGGCCTCCC
The sequence above is drawn from the Corynebacterium bovis DSM 20582 = CIP 54.80 genome and encodes:
- a CDS encoding MFS transporter gives rise to the protein MSRRPPAAAPPGDAAMTRVIWPALAAAALGLVPFTVFSTFLVGIADDAGADATVLGGLRGLGGVAALATGVACAPLIDHLPRRTVAAGALVVLALACAAGVLGQTWSWVVFCLLVGGGTATLTPAVTAAASDAFPDDATAGRAATLVSSTTTLTAMLAAPLLAGPALLWGWRGDLVAVAVLCVVAAVAQTRSSLGAAAPHAPAAHTPGTPVGPTPAAHTSGSPAAATATTPPRRPGYLTALRTASRLPAVVPLLGVSTARTAAFMGQLAFVAVFYNETFGLGPGVFSLVWSLSGLSFFLGNWFGGRFLRAVDAPRTVLTVTVVAALVGTGSVTGLFLAPVLPVALAMTSLTSVAHAVVAASVTTLLVRRAGPARGTVLSLNGAGQSLGTFGGAALAGLGISAGGWPGAAAVLALTTLLAVACALTAARSGRSAPPRPAPHAPA
- a CDS encoding dicarboxylate/amino acid:cation symporter encodes the protein MNVSRLTGSLLFRIVVAIILGIALSAVMPEWLARVFVTVNGLFSNFLGFFIPVLIFALITPAISGLGRGAGKWLGVTTAVAYTSTVISGIVAYGVSQGVYPRLLAGDSTAQAADVEAGALKAYFTVEMTPPMEVLTALILAFVVGLAMTAVRSDTLYRAATELEAVVHKVISSFIVPLLPVYIFGMFLSMGMNGNLTQTLSVFSKVLVLAVVMTLLLLIVQFLLAGAYARRNPFTALRNMLPAYVTALGTSSSAATIPVTLEATKRNGVNPNVAGFTVPLCATIHLAGSMMKISLFAFAIMAMDDMPLTWTKALGFILFLGVTMIAAPGVPGGAIMAAVGVLQSMLGFSQDQVALMIAAYIAIDSFGTAANVTGDGAIAMIVDRMSRGSIGTGSPEPEAGAGSGSGSGDDASSVPAGAGE
- a CDS encoding cystathionine gamma-synthase; protein product: MTDNDHTTRADAGTAARRAEARAAADRAAAARPAGFATTAIHGGYEPDGHTGAVNVPIYTSTTFAQDGVAQLRGGFEYGRCGNPTVTSLEQTVAALEGGLFGRAFSSGMAATDTLLRALLRPGDHLILGDDAYGGTFRLIDTTFREWGVSLSVVDTTDPAQIRDALRENTRLVWLETPTNPLLTVTDIAAVAEVTAGHAARLVVDNTFASPYLQRPLDLGADVVMHSTTKYLGGHSDVIGGVVVTSDEELDGELLFLQGGVGAVASPFDAYLTTRGIKTLGVRMDRHCANAQAVAEFLDARPETTHVLYPGLPGHRGHDVAARQMRGFGGMVSVRFAALGGRSAEETAVRFCESTELICLAESLGGVESLLEHPARMTHQSAAGSQLEVPDDLVRISVGIEDEADLLADLGAALDALH
- a CDS encoding YdeI/OmpD-associated family protein, producing the protein MPGGAVHGLPDDLRDSLLTSDVAREAWLDITTLARNEFICWVEDAKKPETRARRIRRTNEELEDGMRRPCCWPGCAHRERNGHP
- a CDS encoding esterase-like activity of phytase family protein, translated to MTLTPPRHPAALTPAPARRVATGTASLSATAATLAAAVLLSTAPASAAPATAPAPAPAPSTSGSTAALTWDGGSVASSSPLPSLPSLSSPALSSPGLLPDPGATTPGGPQTPTPPAAGPVAELVDTHDLAGSTVEHGNGPAADAPFGGISGIDRIAGDRYIGISDDRSEKGPARAYPLTLPRTATGGTGTATIGAPVTLTDADGKPYARGTVDPESIRVTPGGDLLWSSEGDADAGIAPAVTLAGPDGQARLSYTIPEYHRPGPGRGIRNNQAYEGLTLTDGGRSAVVLTEGPLQQDSRNRLTVYDTATGMPRAEYAYQLDPADPGADGRGATEILAVGDGTFLTLERGYVPGQGTRGKLYRVRPGAATDVLGRPTLDGREVTVEKEELLDFSPHGENPDNIEGMTWGPDQPDGRRTLLVTTDDNFSRSQRSLVHTVALRL
- a CDS encoding DNA-3-methyladenine glycosylase, giving the protein MTASSTPDNSPQPTVPGPPTGPAASTPVSAPLRAADFARSPDEVAPLLVGSTLRRGRVAVVLTEVEAYLGDLDPASHAHRGPTPRCRTMFGPPLHLYVYASYGIHRAGNIVCWPSGRGGGVLLRAGRVVEGVDDVRLRRGWREVPGEPEGRPVAVNLARGPGNLGAALGLDLDLDGSPVALGTHATGTDGTGAGGAGAGGAGADDGFTLIPRTGDVEVVSGPRIGISRNREAPLRFWIPGDPTVTTPRGRPRR
- a CDS encoding FAD/NAD(P)-binding protein, with protein sequence MTPRTPLDRPADGEVSVAVVGAGPRGVSVLERLAAHLESAGSAGSAGTTGPAGPGTRLVVHLIDPAEPGAGEVWRTDQPDILCMNTLADAVTLFTEPGASVTAPVHEGPTLYAWARARGLTGTGSDAASAAEPDAAPDAAAPSARLDGPSALHPWSHPPRALYGRYLRWCPDRAVDRLAALGVDVRVHRSRAVDLHADAPATGTDAPATDTPTAATPTPATTDTLLLADGTSVTAHATVLAQGWTPVEPDAMERFLAVTVDSAAQMSAAIGRPSPLTWVRPGTPVDQDLSSLAAGAEVIVRGLGMGFTDAVTLLTVGRGGRFVRDAAARSGLRYVPSGREPRIVASSHRGYPFLPKPEFGAMPPTPSMPRLTALLDRFGPGGPDTEPGSLDATDPGTGVWPAVVRDAHEEFLRTLLTSTVGTPGPLLDRARAVIDAARDPESLHRDPGIRAVIAEAVGGPAAGGSGSGDDAALPCLDIPALMDPVGAYRPGDGAAGGTGADPGADPVADFTAWVGDRLVDDLREAAAGRDSALRAGLRVIGAARTPVHLIGQAGRYTAASRPAVARLTAFGQMVGSGPPAFRTRELLALVDAGVVRFAGAHPTVVVDPEAPAFVLTSPTTGDHPVAAPALLDAWMHAPDVRSSADPLTAALVAAGRVRPFTPGADGRPTRSPDVDLPSTRVIGADGTPDPRVHLVGIPLQELRAGTTVSPVPGTDPLMLRETDAAAGSALRAALGAHPGAEPGAELGAHPGAEPGVAGDGGRADGGAGA
- a CDS encoding GNAT family N-acetyltransferase, with the translated sequence MECEVVVRPENDADAEAVRQAVTAAFADEGFSDGSEPDVVDALREAGALTVSLVAEAPDGSVAGYVALSPVTLSAEHPADLEEPLADTGEGDARPAVSPDGWYGFGPVAVVPDHQGRGLGGRLVTGALDRVRDVDPRARGVVVLGDPGYYNRFGFAHREGLTYPGAPVEMFQARFLDDDPSPRDTGYPTGTVSYHRAFATGV